The genomic DNA CATGGCGTATCCGCGTGCGATGAAGGTGTAGCCCGAGGAAATCGCCAGCCCAATCGGATTCACCGCGTCGATGATGGCCGGCTCCGGCATGCTCTTGACCTGCATCCCGCGCTGCATCGTCGGAGAGGCCTGGCCCTTGGTGAGGCCATAGACGCCGTTGTTGTGCACAAGGTAGGTGAAGTCGACGTTGCGGCGGCCCGAGTTCACGAAATAGCCGGCCCCGATGCCATAACCGTCGCCGTCGCCGCCGACCGCCAGCACCTCGAGATCGCTGTTCGCCAGCTTCACGCCCGTCGCCACATTCAGCACGCGCCCGTGCAGCGTGTGGAGGCCATAGGTGCGCACGTAGTGCGGCAGCTTGCCTGAGCAGCCGATGCCCGACACCACCATCACGTCGTGCGGCGCGCGCCCGCGCTGGGCCAGCGCCTGCTTGACGGCGTTCAGAATGCCGAAGTCGCCGCAGCCTCCGCACCAGTCCGGGTGCGAGTCCGTGACGGCAAAGTCTTTCACGGTCGGAAGCGTCGCTACGGCCATGGCCATCCTTTGATTCGTGTGGGCGGTTGCCGATCAATCACGTTACGAGCCATGCGCCGCCGCCGCGACGGCTGCCGGCATCGGCGCCTGCCGCCGGATCGCCTCCGCAACCTCGTCCTGGGAGAACGGGCGGCCGGTGTATTTCAGCGCCTTTTCCTCGATCTGGATCCCCGTCTGCTCGGCAATCAGCAGGCCGAGTTGACCGGCGTAGTTGTCTTCGAGCAGCAGCAGTCGATTCGCGCGCTCCAGAATCTCGCGCACGGCCTCCGCGGGGAAGGGACGCAGCAGCCGGATTTGCAGGTTGTTGACCGTGATGTCCGACTCTCGCTCAATCTGCCGGATCGCGTCGCGGATCGGGCAGCGCGTTGAGCCCCACGAAACGATCGTGAGATCGGCGTCATCCGAACCGTGCAGCGTGAACTGCTGCGACTCCGGAATCTCGTCGAGCATTATGTCAAGCTTCTGCATTCGCTTGTCCATCTGCTCGATCCGGTTGTCGATGTCTTCCTCGATCCGGCCACGTTCGGTGTGCTCGTCGCTCGTGGTGACGAACTCACCGCCCGGCGTGCCGGGCACGGCGCGCGGGCTCACACCCGAGGCCGTGAGCTGGTGTCGACGATACGGCTCCGCCCCATTGACATCCCCGGTCCAGACGGCGCCCCGGTCCACCGGCAGTCCCTTCAATCCCAGGCTGTCGACCGTGAAGTGCGAGTTGGCGATGAACTTGTCGGCCAGCACCACCACCGGCACCTGGTACCGGTCTCCCCAGTTGAAGGCCAGATGCGTGTACTGCGCCGCCTCTTCCACGTCTCCCGGCGCCACAACGATGTGCGGAAACTCGCCATGGGCCGGTTGCAGCGCAAACCTGAGGTCCTGCTGCGAGTTGCGCGTCGGCAGGCCCGTGCTCGGACCGCCGCGCTGATACAACACGACCACCGGACCGGGCGCTTCGGTGATTGACGCGAACCCCATGCCCTCGGCCATCAGCGTGAAGCCGGGACCCGCCGTCGACGTGGACGCGCGAACGCCCGCGTGCGCCGCGCCCACGGCCATGTTCATCGACGCGACCTCGTCTTCGGCCTGGAGCACCACGATCGGCCAGTCCGCCTGCAACGCCTCCAGGTACACGCTCTCATCCGAGGCCGGAGCAATCGGGTAGTAGGTCTGAAAGGCGCAGCCGGCGTGCAGCTTGGCGATGCCGATGGCCTCGTGCCCCGCCACCAGCATCCGGGCCGGCTGATCGTCGCAGGGGTGCAGCGTCTGGGAGAACCCGGCGTCGCCCAGGATGTCGTGCGCCGCCTCCCAGGCGTGCTGCAGGACCGACCGGTTAATTGGCACCAGATTCTGATGCCGTTCCGGCAAGCGCTCGGCCACGATCGGAATCACGCGATCCACGTCGAAGTCGAGCAGCGCGCAGCACGCGCCCAGGGGCACCATGTTGGCCATCACCGCGTGACGGCGCGCGTTGTATTCGAGACCGTGCTCCTCGACGGCAGAGCGCACGATGTCGTCGTAGGGCAGCGACAGCAGCCGCACGTCGTCGCGCCCCAGGGTTTCGGTGGTAATGCCGACCTTGGCGTCTACCACGATCGCACCGCCCGGCACCACTTCATGGAGGTGGCCCTTGTGCGACTGGTAGTCCTGGTGCGGATCGGTGCCGTAGATCGTCTCGGAATCCAGCGCCAGCAACACGTCCACTCGTTCCACGTGCGAGGTGATCGGCTCGTCGGCCGTACGGATGCGAAAGAAGATGTGCCTGCCGTGGATGTTGGAGTGGTACTCAACGTTGGTGAAAACGAACAGCCCCGCGCGCGAGCAGGCCTTCATGAAGATCTCTGACGCTGGGTTCACGCCGCTTCCGGCCGGTCCGCCAACCATCAGAGAAAGATCGCTCGGGGGCATCACCGCTCCTTGCAGGCTACGAGGGAGTGCGCGCGCATCCGCGCGGCACGGCGCACTGCGACAAGGTCGCGTGCACTGGTCGCTCTGACTCCATTATCAATGCTTCGGCCCCGCGAGGCTAGCGGAGCTCGGCAGCCAGCAACTCGACAGCCTCCCGCGGGGTATCGCCCACGCGCACCCCGGCCTCCCGCAGGGCCGCCTCTTTGCCCGCGGCCGTGCCTTCCGAGCCTGACACGATGGCCCCCGCGTGTCCCATCCGGCGCTCCGGCGGAGCGGTCTTGCCGGCGATGAAGGCGCTGACCGGCTTCGTCACCCGCTCGCTGATGAACCGCGCCGCCTGCTCCTCGTCGCCGCCGCCAATCTCCCCCAGCAGCACAATCCCGTCCGTTTCGTCGTCTTGCTCGAAGAGCTCCAACACATCGGTGAAGCGCGTGCCGATGATCGGGTCGCCGCCGATGCCAACCGCCGCGGACTGTCCCAGACCGCTGTCGGTCAAGTGCTGCACCACTTCATAGGTCAGCGTGCCGCTGCGGCTGACGACGCCAACCCGTCCCGGCGCGTGAATCTCCCAGGGCATGATGCCCACCTTCACGTTCGCGCCCGGCACCGCGATGCCCGGGCAGTTGGGCCCGATCAGTCGCGATGCGGAGGCCCGCAGCACCGGCATCACGCGCAGCATGTCGATGGTCGGGATGCCCTCGGTGATGCAGACGATCAGCTCCATACCGGCCACGATGTCTTCCAAGATCGCGTCCGCCGCGAACGGCGGCGGCACGAAGATGCACGCCGCATTCGCTCCCGTGTCCGAAACCGCCTCGGCCATGGTGTTGAAGACCGGCACGTCGGACAGGCCGTCCACCGCGGCTCCCGCTCGACCGGGCGTGACGCCCGCCACTACCGCGGTTCCGGCCTCCGCCATGCGCTGCGCATGAAATGTGCCCTGCCGTCCCGTGATCCCCTGCACCACCACGCGCGCCGTCGCGTCGAGCAGGATGCTCATCGCACGGCCTCCACTGCCAGGCGGGCCGCGGCGTCCATCGACCGCTCGGCCTGGATGCCGGCGTCGGCCAGCAGACGCAGCCCCTCGGCCTCGTTGGTGCCCATCAGGCGCACCACCAGCGGCACGGCACGGGGCATGCTCTCGCGCGCCGCGAGCACCCCGCGGGCCACCTCGTCGGCACGGGTAATCCCGCCAAAGATGTTGACGAATACGGCCCGAACATTCGGATCGTCCAAGATAATGGCGAATGCGGCGCTCACGCGCTCCGCGCCGGCGCCGCCGCCAACGTCCAGGAAATTCGCCGGTTCGCCGCCGTAGTGCTTCACCACGTCCATGGTGGCCATGGCCAGGCCAGCGCCGTTGACCATGCACCCGATATCACCGTCGAGCTTGATGTAGCTGATGCCCGCGTCACGCGCGCGCGCCTCCGCCGGCTCCTCGGCCTCGGCGTCCCGCAGCTGTTCCAGTTCGGGACGCCGTCCCAGCGCGTTGTCGTCGATGTTCAGTTTGGCGTCGATGGCCCACAGCTTGCCGTCCGGGCTAACGACGAGCGGGTTCACCTCCGCCAGCGACGCGTCGCACTCCACGAAGACCCGAACCAGCCCGTCCAGGATGCGAACGAAACTCAGCACTTGCCGTCCGCCAAGCCCGAGCGCAAAGCCCACGCCGCGCGCCTGCCAGGCTTCCACGCCGCGCGCCACGTCGAACTCGATGCGCTGGATGGCCTCCGGCGTAGCCGCCGCGATCTCTTCGATATCAATGCCGCCGGACGCGCTCGCCATCACGACCGCCGATTGACGCTCGCGGTCGATGGTCACGCCCAGGTAGATCTCGCGGTCGATATCCACCGCCGGCGCCACCAGCACGCGCCGAACCCGTTCGCCTCGGATCTCGATCCCCAGGATCGCCTCGGCGGCTTCCCGAGCGGACTCGGGTCCGTCGGCCAGCTTCACGCCGCCGGCCTTGCCGCGACCGCCGGCCAAGACGAGCGCCTTCACGACCACCAGACCGTCGAATTCCGCGGCCGCGGCCGCCGCCTCGTCGGGCGTGGTCGCCACTCGGCTCGGCGGCACCGGCAGCCCCCGGTCGGCGAAGATCCGGCGGGCGTCGGACTCGTGGACCTTCACTCGGCGGCATCCTCGACGATCCAGGCGTCGAGCCCCCGCGAGTATTCCACCAGCTCCTGCGGGTCGAAGTGCAGCTCGATTTCTTCCCGTGCCGTTTCGGGCGCATCAGACGCATGAATCAGGTTGCGCAGGCCGGCCAGGGCGTAGTCGCCGCGGATCGTGCCCGCGGCGGCCTCGTGCGGTCGCGTCGCCCCAACAATCGCCCGTACAACCTGGATCGCCTCCGGACCTTGGAGCACCGCGGCGACCACCGGAGCGCTGGTCAGGTGCTGCACCAGATCGTCGAAAAAGAACTTGCCCTCGTGCACCGCATAGTGCCGGCGGGCCAGCGACTCCTCGATCTGCACGAGCTTTAGTCCGACGAACCGCAGGCCGCGGCGTTCAAACCGCGCCAGCAGCTCCATCCCAATGGCCCGCTGCAAGGCATCGGGCTTCAACAAGACCAGCGTGCGTTCCACGTGCGTCGTCCTCCTACCGTCGTCGGTGAGTTGCTGTCGGCGGCAATCCGGCAATCATGCCTGGCGCTCCAGCCGCTCGGTTACCGCGTTGCGCAGGCCATCGATATCCGCGTCGAGGCCCACCACAATGATCGCCTGCCAATCGCCAAGGCGCACGGCCAATCCCTGCTGCGCCTCGGTGAGGAACCACAGTTCATCGACCTGGCCCAAGCCCACGGTCTCCACCACCTGCTCCATCGTCCCAATACCCGACGCCAGCAGCCCCGGCGCCACCGGACTCACATTCTCGGCCAGCTTGCCCACCGGCGCCTCGCCGGCGCGCCAGACCACCGCGCCGTCGACATGATCGAGGTCCTTGAGGTCCGCCAGCAGGGCCTGCGCGTCAGACATCCGCCGCCTCCGGCGAATCGGCGGCGCGCAAATACGCCTCGGCGGCGGCCTGAGGACGGCGCGTGCGCATGCGGAAGTCGCCCAGCAACTGCCAGCCGGTCGCCGCGAATGCGGGCCGGCCGGCCGCTTCTTCGAGCAGAGCGTCAACATTCGCGGCGGGCAGTCCGTCGTCTTCCACGATCTCACGGAGCACGCGTTCCGCCTCGCGCCAGTCCTCCCGCCGAATCAGCTCCCGGGCCCAGTCGATCTGCGTAAACGCCGCTCCGTCGGGCGCCGCTGCCGGCTCCGCCTCGGAATCCCCATCGGGCATCGGCGGCCCATCGTCCGCCGCCTGCTCGGCGGTTGTCGGGGCCTGGTGGTCGGGGGTTGCTGACGGCGTCGCCGCCGATTCCGGCGCCCCATCCGTCGGGCGAATCGACGCCGGCACGTCAATCTGCGGCACATCGGGCAGCACCAGTCGATGAATCTCAAGCTGCGCCAGCATCTGCCGCGCTTCCAGGTATTCCGGATCGATTTCGCCCGCGCGACCCAGCAGGTCCTGCCCTTCGGCCATCCGCCCGCGCTCCGCCAGCACGTGCGCCAGCATCACGGCCGCCCGCACGCAGTCGTTCGCGCGGTCGAAGATGATTGTGCACTGCTCTTCGCATTGGGACAGTCGATTCAGCTGCCAAAGCGCCTCGGCCAGGGTCAGGCGGATGTCGATGCGGTCGGGCTCCTCGTCGAGCGCGCGCCGGGCATATCGCTCGGCGCTGCCCGGCCATCCGCTGCGCAAGTGAACGCGCGCGAACACCCCGGGCGTCATGGGCAACGCGTCGGCGTCCACACCAAGGATGTCCAGAGCCGACTCCAGGGACGCGTTGTCGCTGACGTCCGGCACCAGCTCCACCACGCGCCGCGCTTCATCCTGGGCCCGCGCATCGTCGTCGCGCTGCTTGAAAATCCGCGCCGTCGCCGCGGCGGCCCGGGCGTTCAGCGGCTCCGCCGAGGTTACGAACCGCAGGTCTTCCAGCGCCTGGTCGAGCTCGCCGTCGACCTCAGCCTTCAGGGCGCGGACCAGACGGGCCGACGCGTGGCGCGGGTAGCGCGCGATGACGTGCTCGGCGAGCTCCACGGCCCGATCCGACGCCCCCTCTCGAAACGCCTGCCGCGCCTGCTCGATGACCTCGCTTGGTCGCACGCCGATCAGGAATCCGGCGCGCCGGCGCCGTCGAAGTGGTGGGGGAGCACGGCGTCGTCGTCAACCGGCCCCGAGGCGGCCACGATCGGCCAGTCGTCGCTGAACAGCCGGCGCGCCCCTTGGACCACGCTCTCCGCGGTGACCGCGTCATATTTGGCCGTCACGCCGTCGGGCGTGAGCTGCTCGGTCTCGAGCAGCTGCTCGCGCAGCGCCCAACCGGCCACGGCATAGGTGTCTTCCATCGAGAGCTGGATTTCTCCCTTGATGACCTCGCGCGCGCGATCGACTTGGTCCTCCGTGACCCCGTCGTCGCGCACCGCGGCCAATTCGTCGAGCACGGCCTGCATCGCCTCGTTCAGAGTATCTGGCTCGGTCGCCGCCTCGATCACCATCGCCCCGGAATCCCTCGTCGCCGTGACCGACGCCAGCACCTCATACACGATGCCTCGCCGTTCCCGCAGCTCCTCGAACAAGCGCGACCCCATGCCCTCGCCCAGGATCGCGGTGAGCACGTCCACGTCATACCGCTGGGGATCGTGGCGCGACACGGCGCGTCCGGCAATGCCGAAGTACACGTGATCGGCCTCCCGCGAATCAACCACCGCCCGCGGCAACGGCGGGCCGTCCGGCTCATAGGACGGCCACACGGCCTCGCGCCCCGCCGGATGGTCGCCGATTCCCGCCTGAACGGCCGCCACGCCGTCGCCCGGATCCAGGTCGCCCGCCAGGCTCACCACCACGTTGGCGCCCGAGAACATGCGGCGCGCGTGGGCGCGCATCTGGTCCGGCGTGAACGTCTCCAGGTTCGCCGGCGTCCCCGCCACCTCGCGCCCCAGGCCGTGCCCGTGCCACAGGCGCGAGCGCAGCGAGCGCCGCACGGCTTCTTCCGGAACGTCGGCCGTCATGCCGATCTCATCCAGGATGACCCGGCGCTCCTTCTCGATTTCGCCGGCGTCGAACCGGGAGTGACCGATCATGTCCGTGATCACGTCCAGGGCGCTCCGCCAGTGAGGCGACGCCACTTTTGCCCAAATCACCGTCATTTCCGGCTCGGTCAGCGCGTTAATCATCCCGCCAAGGCGCTCCACGGAGGCCGCTATGTCGGTGTACGACGGGCGTCGCTGGGTGCCCTTGAAGAGCATGTGCTCCACGAAATGCGAAATCCCTTGCTCCGGCGGAGACTCGAAGCCCGAGCCGATGCGCGTGGCCGCGATCAGGGATACGGAACGCGCGTGCGGAACCGGAGTGACAAGCACATGAGCGCCGTTGGCCAGGCGCGATCGAGCGGTGCGGTGGTCGCGAAACGTGCTCAAGGCTCCGTCGGGAAGCAGGGGGATGGACCGGCGGAGACGCTAGCCGGCGCTGCGTCCGCCGCGCTGTTGGCGTCGCTGCCCGCCGGCCGCCTCGCGCTCGGCTTTGCGCTGCACGCGACCGCGCTTGGCGGTCTTGCGCCGCTTGCGCAGGGCAACCTTCTTCGGCTTGTTCACAATGCTCCTAAGATTGCGCGAACGACGTGAATGCCGCTCACGCCAACCCATGAATCATAGCAACGGCCCCGACGCCGCCCGTAGCCCGGACGGCGGTCCGGTCCCCGCTCCCTTGATGGACACTCTGCATAACCCCTCCGTCATTCCGGCGGAAGCCGGAATCCAGTCCGGCCGAAGCTCGAAGTTAGTGGCGGCTTCCCTCAGGCCACCGGACCCAGCCGGTTCCTTCTCCCTCACCAAGCACCTGGCGCAATTCCTCCGTCATTCCCGCGAAGAGCCTGCCCCGTACTCGATACGGGGCGGAAATCCACCCCCACAACCCGCGACGACCGGTGTAGGGGCAACCCTTGTGGTTGCCCGTTCGCGATTCCCGTGTGCCCATGGGATTGCGTCATGCCGCCGGCGCCGGACTCCCTTCGATTCGCCACGGCGGTCCGGTGCCCATTCCCTCGACAAATCCTCTGCGCAACAACTCCATCATTCCCGCGGAGGCGGGAATCCACCCCCCCAACCGGCGACGACCGGTGTAGGGGCAACCCTTGTGGTTGCCCGTTCGCAGTCCCCGTGTACCAATGCGGCCGCGGCGCCACGGCGCTCCGGTCCCCTCTCCCATGGGGAGAGGGCGAGGGTGAGGGGACGGATGACCTACCCCATGCCCGTCCGCACATCATGAGCGACCCGGCCACTCACCAGCCCTTCGCCCCCGCGCTCCACGCTGCCCGCGTCCGCGAAATCCTGGGCCGCGCCTGGAGCTGCCGCGTCGTCGTGCTGGGCGACATGATGCTCGACGAGCACATCGTCGGCCGGGCGCAGGCGGTGGCGCGCGAGGCCCCGGTCCTCATCGTCGAGCAAGAGTCTCGCTACGCCGTGCCCGGCGGGGCGACCAACGTCGCCGCCAATCTGCGGGCCCTTGCGTGCGACGTGAGCGTCTGCGGCGTGGTCGGCGACGACGCCGCCGGCACGGCGCTCCGCAGGCAGCTCAACGATCGCGGCATTGGCGCGGAGGGTCTCATCGCCGACGCCTCGCGAACCACGTCGATCAAGCTGCGCATCTGGGCCGGCGGCGACCGCCAGCGGCCGCAGCACATGGTGTCGCGCGTCGACACCGTGGACCGGCGTGACCTGGACGCCGCGGTCGCGGCGGAACTCATCGCCTATCTGGAGCGATCGATCCCCACCGCCGACGCCCTGCTCATTTCCGACTATTGGAACGGCGTGGTTGGGTCGGAGGTCGTCGCGGCGGCGCTGCCGCTCGCGCGCAAGCACGGCTTGATCATCGCCGTGGACGCCCACGGCGGCCTCGCGCGGTTTCAGGGCGCCCACGTGGTCACGCCCAATCAGCCCGAAGCCGAGGCCGAGCTTGGCTACGCTCTCGCCTCGCCCGAGGTGACCTGCCGGGGCGCGGCCGAGCTGCGCCAGCGGCTGGAATCGCGGGGCGTGATCATCACGCTCGGCGCCGCCGGCATGGTGGCGGCCGCCCAGGACGCCGACCCGGTGCTCATTCCCGCAGCGCCGCAGGCCCGAGTCACGGACCCCACCGGCGCCGGCGACACCGTGGCGGCGGCGGTCACCGCCGGCCTGCTGGGCGGCGGCTCGATCCTGGAAGCCGCTCTGCTCGGTGAGCTTGCCGCGCGAATCGTGATCCGCCGGCTCGGCGTGGCCGTGGCGCCGACGGAGGCCATCCTGGCCGAAGTGGGCGCGGCCAATGGCTGACGTGGCGTCGCCGACCCCGGACACCTTCGACCAAGTCCTCGACGCCGCCCGCTCCCAGCGCCGGACCATCGTCCTCACCAACGGCTGCTTCGACGTGATGCACGCCGGGCATGCCGCCGTCCTCCGCGCGGCAGCCGCCCACGGCGACTTCCTGGCCGTGGGAGTCAACGACGACGCGGGCGTGCGGGCCCTCAAGGGTCCCGAGCGCCCCCTGGCGCCGCTCGCCGATCGTCTGGCGCTCGTCGCGGCCCTCCGTTGGGTCGATGCCATCACCGTCCTGGAAGAATCCACCGCCGATGCGCTCATTCGGCGGGTGCGCCCGCATGTTTATGTCAAGGGCGCCGACTATGACGCCAGCGCCGGCGGCCGCGAGCTGCCCGAGGCGGCCACGCTTCGCGCCCTCGACGTGCGCGTCGTCTACGTCCCGCTGCTGGGCGGACGATCGACCAGCCGTTTGGTCGAGCGACTGCGTCAGGAGTCGTGACCGAATCCACCGGACGGCGAATCGCCATCGCCGCCCTCCTCATCGCCGGCGGCAACATCCTCAGCCGGCTGCTGGGATTAGTTCGCGAGCCCGTCATTGCCGCCCTCTTCGGTGTAAGCGGCACCACGGACGCCTGGGAAGTGGCGACTCGCATCCCGCAATCGATCCACGAGCTGGTCATCGGCGGCATGGTGTCCGGCGCGCTCATTCCCGTCCTGAGCGAGCTTGCCGACGACGAGCAGGCCCTGCGCCGCACCTTCTCAACCGTTGCCGCTATGGTGGTCGCCGTCGCCGGGACGGCCACCGTTGTCCTGGTGCTGCTGGCCGAGCCGCTGGTGGACCTCGCCGCCATCGGCCTGCCGCCGGAAACGCGCGAGCTCGCCGTCACGCTCACCCGCATCACCCTGCCGTCGCTGCTCTTCCTCGGCATCTCCGCCGTCACCACAGCTCGCCTGTACGCCCGCGACCGCTACGCCTTCCCCGCCTTCAGCACCGCTTCGCTCAACGGCACCCTCATCGTGTTCGCCCTCGCGCTCACGCCCGTCGTCGGGCCGCCGGGTGTGGCGCTCGGCTATCTGGCTGGTGCGGCCATGCACCTCCTGATTCAGATTCCCGCCCTGGTGCGCGACCGCGCGCGCCTTTCGCCACCTGCCTGGCTCAGCGACGCGAAGTTCCACCGGATCCTGCGACTCTATGCGCCGATCGCCGCCGGCCTGGTCGTGACCCAAATCCTCGTGGTGGTCGACGCCAATCTGGCCTCGCGCACCGGCGAGGGCAGCCTCGCCGCCATGCGCTTCGCCACGCGCCTGCAGCAGTTTCCGCTGGGCCTAGTGGCAACCGCGGTGTCGCTGGCGTACCTGCCAACCCTCGCTCGCGCGGCGCCCGCGTCCATTCGTGACCTTGCTTCGGCTTTGGACTTTCGCCGCCACCTCGCCATGGCCGCCAAGGTGACGACGCTCCTGATAGTCCCCATCACGGTCCTCATGACCGTGCTGAGCTCGTCCGTCATCCACGCGGTCTATGAGCGCGGCAAGTTCGACGCCCTGGCGACCGATGCGACCGGGCCGGCGTTGCTGATCTATGCCATCCAGCTCCCGCTAACGGCCCTGGACCAGATATTCATCGTGGCGTTCTACGCCATGCGCAACACGATCACGCCCGTCGCCGTGGGCATCGTCGGCGGCGGGGTGTATCTCGCCACCGCCCTGTCGCTGGTTGAACCGCTCGGCATGCTCGGACTCGTCACCGCCAACACCGTCCAGAACAGCTTTCACGGACTGGTCCTGGGTCTCGGGCTCTGGTGGCTCATGCGAGGCACGATCCAGCGCGGCAGTTGGATCTTTGCCATCAAGGTCGCGCTGGCCGGCGGCGTCATGGCGCTGGTCGCGCTCGGATTGCGCGAGGCCCTGATCGCCGGTCTCGAAGTCGACGGCCGCGGGGGCTGGCTCACCCTCCTGCTGGCCGGCGGCGGATCCTTCGCGGTGTATCTCGCGGCACTCGTCCTGTTTCGCGTGGAAGAGCTCGGCCACCTGCGGTCCCTCGTCCATCAAGCGCTCGCCCGCGTCCGAAACCGCGCCGCGTAGCGCTGCGGTTCGGAGATGAGTCGCTTCGGTCGGCGTCGCCTGATTCTTGCGCATCGCCTCGGCGGTCCGGTCCCCTCTCCCAGCAGAAGAGAGTTAGGGTGAGGGAGTACGTCCTGTCCCCGCCGCACTCACGGGCCATCCGGCCCCCTCTCCCTTGAAGAGACCCTTGCGCAATCCCTTCGCTGGATAGCGGAGAGCAGGTCCGGTCCCCTCTCGCTCGATGGGAGAGGGATAGGGTGAGGGGTTCCGGCGGTCGCGTGCCCACTAGAGCCGAGTCACTCACGATGCACGATTCCACCGCGGCGCCATCTCCCGCTACCATCCGCCTAGTCCCACTCGCGCCTGGACACCCTGGCGAAGCCTCTCCAATGCAGATTGGAGACCGAGTCCGGTCCCCTCTCCCTTGGGAGAGGGATAGGGTGAGGGGTTTCGGCGGGCGCGTGCCCACTGCCGTCGAGTCACTCACGATGCACGATTCCACCGAGGCGCCATCTCCCGTTACCATCCGCCCAGTCCCATTCGCGCCTGGACACCCTGGCGAAGCCTCTCCAATGCAGATTGGAGGCCGAGTCCGGTCCCCTCTCTCTTGATGGGAGAGGGTTAGGGTGAGGGTGATCCCAGACGTGGACGCGGGATGTCGACTATTGATGCAAGAGTCTCCGCCTGGAGGTGCCGCGTGCCCGTGATGACCGGATCCGACGCCGTTGTACAGAGCCTGATCGCCGAGGGCATCGACCTCGTCTTCGGGATACCCGGCTACCACTCCGAGCACCTCTATGGCCGCCTCATGCAGCAGGACCGCATCCGCCACGTGCTGGTGCGCCACGAGCAGGGCGCGGGCTTCATGGCCATTGGCGTCGCCCGCGTAACCGGCAAACCTGCCTGCGTGCTGAGCACGGCGGGTCCGGGCGCGCTCAACGTCGCCACGCCCATGGGCGAGGCCTACGGCGACGGCGTCCCCCTGCTCAACATCATGGCCGAGGACCTCTCGCCCTATCTCTACCAGGACAAGGGACTGGTCCACGAGAGCAAGGACCAGTTCGGCGTCTTCAGCCGCCTCTCGCAGTGGGCCCGGCAGGCCATGTCCCCCGGTGAGATTCCCGGGGCCATCCACGAAGCAATGCGCCGCATGGAAGTCAACCGACCCCGGCCCACGGTGGTCGAAATTCCGCTCGACGTGTTTCAGGGCGACGGACCGGTCGAGATTCTCGAGCGCGAGACCTGGGCCCGCCCGGCCGGCGACTTGGGCGACATCGAGCGCGCCGCCGCGCTGCTGCGCGACGCCGAACGACCGCTCA from Chloroflexota bacterium includes the following:
- a CDS encoding pitrilysin family protein, whose amino-acid sequence is MSTFRDHRTARSRLANGAHVLVTPVPHARSVSLIAATRIGSGFESPPEQGISHFVEHMLFKGTQRRPSYTDIAASVERLGGMINALTEPEMTVIWAKVASPHWRSALDVITDMIGHSRFDAGEIEKERRVILDEIGMTADVPEEAVRRSLRSRLWHGHGLGREVAGTPANLETFTPDQMRAHARRMFSGANVVVSLAGDLDPGDGVAAVQAGIGDHPAGREAVWPSYEPDGPPLPRAVVDSREADHVYFGIAGRAVSRHDPQRYDVDVLTAILGEGMGSRLFEELRERRGIVYEVLASVTATRDSGAMVIEAATEPDTLNEAMQAVLDELAAVRDDGVTEDQVDRAREVIKGEIQLSMEDTYAVAGWALREQLLETEQLTPDGVTAKYDAVTAESVVQGARRLFSDDWPIVAASGPVDDDAVLPHHFDGAGAPDS
- a CDS encoding PfkB family carbohydrate kinase, producing the protein MSDPATHQPFAPALHAARVREILGRAWSCRVVVLGDMMLDEHIVGRAQAVAREAPVLIVEQESRYAVPGGATNVAANLRALACDVSVCGVVGDDAAGTALRRQLNDRGIGAEGLIADASRTTSIKLRIWAGGDRQRPQHMVSRVDTVDRRDLDAAVAAELIAYLERSIPTADALLISDYWNGVVGSEVVAAALPLARKHGLIIAVDAHGGLARFQGAHVVTPNQPEAEAELGYALASPEVTCRGAAELRQRLESRGVIITLGAAGMVAAAQDADPVLIPAAPQARVTDPTGAGDTVAAAVTAGLLGGGSILEAALLGELAARIVIRRLGVAVAPTEAILAEVGAANG
- a CDS encoding adenylyltransferase/cytidyltransferase family protein, which encodes MADVASPTPDTFDQVLDAARSQRRTIVLTNGCFDVMHAGHAAVLRAAAAHGDFLAVGVNDDAGVRALKGPERPLAPLADRLALVAALRWVDAITVLEESTADALIRRVRPHVYVKGADYDASAGGRELPEAATLRALDVRVVYVPLLGGRSTSRLVERLRQES
- the murJ gene encoding murein biosynthesis integral membrane protein MurJ, giving the protein MTESTGRRIAIAALLIAGGNILSRLLGLVREPVIAALFGVSGTTDAWEVATRIPQSIHELVIGGMVSGALIPVLSELADDEQALRRTFSTVAAMVVAVAGTATVVLVLLAEPLVDLAAIGLPPETRELAVTLTRITLPSLLFLGISAVTTARLYARDRYAFPAFSTASLNGTLIVFALALTPVVGPPGVALGYLAGAAMHLLIQIPALVRDRARLSPPAWLSDAKFHRILRLYAPIAAGLVVTQILVVVDANLASRTGEGSLAAMRFATRLQQFPLGLVATAVSLAYLPTLARAAPASIRDLASALDFRRHLAMAAKVTTLLIVPITVLMTVLSSSVIHAVYERGKFDALATDATGPALLIYAIQLPLTALDQIFIVAFYAMRNTITPVAVGIVGGGVYLATALSLVEPLGMLGLVTANTVQNSFHGLVLGLGLWWLMRGTIQRGSWIFAIKVALAGGVMALVALGLREALIAGLEVDGRGGWLTLLLAGGGSFAVYLAALVLFRVEELGHLRSLVHQALARVRNRAA